The Paenibacillus yonginensis genome segment CCCTTTCCTCCTCATGGCCCAGATAATATTCGATTTTGTCTCGAAGCTCCCCGGCGGTGCCGTAGGTCTCGATGTCATAGCCGGGGCGGTAGTAGGCATGCAAATCCTCGCGAACATCCGTCAGCTGCAGGGTTCCGCAGGCCGAAATTTCATAGGTTCTGGGGTTGATGGACAGTCCCGGCAAACCTGCCGTGTTGTGATTATCCAAGCCGTACTCCGCAGGGCGGTGAAGATTAATGACCACCTTGGCCCCGTTATAATAGAACCGGGTCTCCATCGGGTTCGCCCATCCGTCTCTAATGAAGGGCCGCAGCTCATTGTAGCGGCTCAAGCGATCCCAGTAGGAGCCGACCACAACCACCTTTTTGGTGGACAGATACGGAGCCAGTTCATCGATTAAAGCCACCCGGTTCCAGAAGGCATTACCGATAAAACAAACGTCCGACTGGTAAGAACGCGGAGTCTCTACCGGGGTAAACAGCTCAAGGTCGGCGGCAAGCGGCAAATAATGCACCTCTTTGCATCCCCCGGCCTCATAATAGGGCACGCAGGACTTCTCATGGGTAAAGACATAATCAAAATGCCGGGCAAGATCCAGGGTAAACTCGGTAAAATACGGATCATCCACGAACCACACGGCCGTGCGGATTCCCCAGGAGCGCAGCTGATCGATATGAGCAGCATGCTCCGGCGGAAAGACATGCAGTGCGTTCAGCACCAGCACCAGATCAGGCTTCCAGCTCTGCGCGGTTTCCAGCATTTCGGCCGGTCCCGCAGAAGCGAAC includes the following:
- a CDS encoding CgeB family protein, with the translated sequence MCAVNRSMQQARENAFRQGRMEGYRLGGCRAVMERVTPAGPERSRLRILYVPQGFPTIDHGLIEALKQSAAEFASAGPAEMLETAQSWKPDLVLVLNALHVFPPEHAAHIDQLRSWGIRTAVWFVDDPYFTEFTLDLARHFDYVFTHEKSCVPYYEAGGCKEVHYLPLAADLELFTPVETPRSYQSDVCFIGNAFWNRVALIDELAPYLSTKKVVVVGSYWDRLSRYNELRPFIRDGWANPMETRFYYNGAKVVINLHRPAEYGLDNHNTAGLPGLSINPRTYEISACGTLQLTDVREDLHAYYRPGYDIETYGTAGELRDKIEYYLGHEEERAQIAWRALWTTRKNHSYKERIGRMLSIVK